From Brienomyrus brachyistius isolate T26 chromosome 21, BBRACH_0.4, whole genome shotgun sequence, the proteins below share one genomic window:
- the ccl20l gene encoding C-C motif chemokine 20: MKILISRKSNAADKILSLLRSAVSDGTLVEIPPLALVGINVHGAGDLVPVRLNPGFVIMTSCRSLATIALSVCLLVQFFQSGEAYRPLNHACCVKYTRRPLPFRLIKGYVVQSSLEVCRIDAIIFVTMKNHKVCASPEDDWVKTAIFCLSEKIDGMTNSGEVDDPLNRECRALKMVNGSTT; encoded by the exons ATGAAGATCCTAATCTCAAGGAAATCAAAC GCTGCAGATAAGATCTTATCACTGCTCCGGAGTGCGGTTTCCGACGGGACCCTTGTGGAGATCCCTCCCCTGGCCCTGGTAGGTATAAACGTGCACGGGGCAGGTGATCTCGTTCCAGTGAGACTCAACCCCGGTTTTGTCATCATGACCTCCTGCAGGAGCCTCGCAACCATCGCCCTTTCCGTCTGCCTCCTGGTCCAGTTCTTTCAGTCCGGAGAAGCAT ACCGCCCTCTGAACCATGCCTGCTGCGTGAAGTACACCCGCAGACCCCTGCCGTTCCGCCTCATCAAGGGCTACGTGGTGCAAAGCTCCCTGGAGGTCTGTCGTATTGACGCTATCAT ATTCGTCACGATGAAGAACCACAAAGTCTGTGCCAGTCCTGAAGACGATTGGGTCAAGACTGCCATCTTCTGTCTCAG CGAGAAGATAGACGGGATGACTAACAGCGGAGAAGTTGATGACCCATTAAACAGAGAATGCCGGGCTCTCAAGATGGTCAACGGTAGCACTACCTAA
- the ccl34a.3 gene encoding chemokine (C-C motif) ligand 34a, duplicate 3, producing the protein MSPSRRLTSYLVVLSIVVAIMAVRTDGDEIKVTSCCTTVSKKKITSPILGYRTQKWNPPCVKAVIFDTEDGPVCSHWKEEWVFRKVKELETARRTQITTAPTSRGV; encoded by the exons ATGTCTCCCTCCAGAAGACTCACAAGCTACTTGGTGGTTCTCAGCATCGTCGTAGCCATTATGGCTGTCAGAACAG ATGGGGATGAAATCAAAGTCACCAGCTGTTGTACTACAGTGTCAAAGAAGAAGATCACATCACCCATCCTGGGGTACAGGACCCAGAAATGGAACCCACCTTGCGTGAAGGCAGTGAT CTTCGATACTGAAGACGGACCTGTGTGCAGCCACTGGAAGGAAGAATGGGTCTTTCGTAAAGTTAAGGAACTGGA GACGGCCCGGAGAACCCAGATCACCACAGCCCCCACCTCGAGGGGGGTCTGA